Genomic DNA from Trichocoleus desertorum ATA4-8-CV12:
AAAGCGAACAAATTATTTGTACGGCGCTAGACACGGGCAGAACCCATGACTTTAAGCTGCTCAAGCGCAGGCGCTTGCCGTTCGTCTCGTCTCAAGTGTGTTTAGCCGACCGAGGGTATCAAGGCTTTGCCAAACGTCATTGTGGGGCTTGTACTCCCGCTGAGAAACGATGTCAGCAACCTCTAGCTAAAGAGGAAAAGCAACATAATCGGGCCTTAGCTCGACTGCGGGTGAGAGTGGAGCATGTGATTCGTTGCCTCAAAATCTTTCGCATTTTTTCAGGACGCTATCGCAACCGCAGAAAGCGGTTTGGCCTACGCTTAAACCTAATTGCTGGGCTACTCAACTACGAATTGGCACACCCCTCATGATTTATGCAGGATGTCTTATAAGGCATCGATTAGATTGGCTGGTCGCGTCAATTAAAAATCTTGCCCCTTCAATAATTGTCATTTAGGTCGCGTCAATTATCCGTCAAGCCACAACCTCTTCAGAGCCAGGAATGCAGGCTAATTGTCATCATGATTTTCTTGGCGCGATCGCTGATAGGAAAGGGCAAGATTTTTAATTGTGAGCAGCCAATCATAATTGTCATTTCACAATGTCTACTGATTCACCTTGGGTAATGGTGGAACGCTTCTTCCAGAGGCATTCTTCAGCCAATGCGGGCTGGTCTAGAACAACCATATCGGGGTTATAACCTGACTTTTCTGTATCTAGTGGTTTGATGATCGCCTGCCGAAGAATGATGTAGGGCAATTGCAGCCGCTTGCTTTCTAAGAACTCGTAAAGATGTCAAATGGATTCTATATGGTTAGTTATTGGTGGGTGAGACTGTTTAGGATTTCCTCAAGCGTGCAGAAGGGTGCGTGTCACCTTCTTGAGAGAAAAATAGATTACAACTGGTTATTGAGATAAGCACAACGATGAGCTAAAACCTTTGGCACATGTTCTGGCTTCCATCGTGCCCCTGAAATTTTGAGTCGCCGATCAATTTGTTTGACCGTTGATTCAACGGCCCCAGAACCAATTGAGCAAATGCCCTCCGCTTGCAAATGATCATAGTTGACAATGCGATGATGATGTTTTCGTAGATACTGACGGAAACAGTGAGCTTGGTGCTTTTGACACTCCTCAAACAATGCTAGGGTCTCATTCACTTTTCCCTGCCAAAGCAAGGAACGAGCCTGCGCCAAACGCTTGAGTGACCCGCCAACTTTTTCCAGGTTCTCCATCAAGTGATACCAATCGAGAATTTCACGACGCTCGACCTCCCCTCTGACCTGCTCAAACAAATTCCAAATCCCATCATGTCCATCTCCTAAACACGTCACAACCGCAGAGAGCGGTTGCTCATTGAGCCACTCCAATAAGGCTCCATTGTCATCTAACCATGCTCCATGAAGCTTCTCTGGGGACAGATGTATAGCTTTGTACTGCTTCCAGCGGGGTTCTTTCCCTGGCTCCACGATTAATCGCACTGTCCCACCGTCAATGCTGACTTCCTCCACTTCTGCTTGTGACGGGGAGCGTTCAAACGACTGACGCTGCACAAGTCGTTGTTGGGTTTTCGCACTCACCCGCATCCCAGTCAACAGTTCGATGTCTGCGGCTGTACGCTGGTACGACACATTCGCACTGACTCGCAAACAACATCTCTCCAACATGGGGCTGAGATGACTGCCTGACTTGACCTGTAAGCGTTCAGCCTGTTGGCTGGTGATGCACAATGTTCCTAAAAAGCTCTTTAGCGTTCGCTGGTATCCTTCTGTGGTTGCAGTCGCTGTTGCAATAAAAAAACACCCAGTTGAGGCAACACCCGTTCCTGGGTCTGTTGGCGAATCGTTTGCTCAATCCCTTCCAATGTTTGCAGCTGCTCGGCAGGGGTATTGCGATACAAAATCTGGGCAATGGTATCAATACTCTGTTGTAG
This window encodes:
- a CDS encoding ISKra4 family transposase (programmed frameshift) translates to MTPEDQAQLQQSIDTIAQILYRNTPAEQLQTLEGIEQTIRQQTQERVLPQLGGFFIATATATTEGYQRTLKSFLGTLCITSQQAERLQVKSGSHLSPMLERCCLRVSANVSYQRTAADIELLTGMRVSAKTQQRLVQRQSFERSPSQAEVEEVSIDGGTVRLIVEPGKEPRWKQYKAIHLSPEKLHGAWLDDNGALLEWLNEQPLSAVVTCLGDGHDGIWNLFEQVRGEVERREILDWYHLMENLEKVGGSLKRLAQARSLLWQGKVNETLALFEECQKHQAHCFRQYLRKHHHRIVNYDHLQAEGICSIGSGAVESTVKQIDRRLKISGARWKPEHVPKVLAHRCAYLNNQL